Proteins encoded within one genomic window of Empedobacter falsenii:
- a CDS encoding tetratricopeptide repeat protein, with the protein MKYLKSLFVLISITASTFSLACLNGESKILSTDSYIYEDREGNIPHGHTFYTENLDNDLKKIDSLFAIKPDADLLSDKGLILILQRKYQQAIDLYLGVEKKYPNRYSTASNIGTAYELIGDNENALKWISKALVLNPDSHNKSEWIHQNILKIKLKQLQLSSESLINRDFGNEDFPVSTLSKEDLNSLKNQLYFQLNERRSFIQPKDEIMAQLLFDYGNILLLLGEKEAKEVYEIAKQYGFSNELIDRRIEESKSLKSYSSSNSNEENSLKKFFQKNWDTILISVLSIIIFFFVFKAKERKRRN; encoded by the coding sequence ATGAAATATTTAAAAAGTCTATTCGTTCTGATTTCTATTACTGCTTCTACATTTTCTTTAGCTTGTTTAAATGGAGAGAGTAAAATACTTTCTACAGATTCTTATATTTATGAAGATAGAGAAGGTAATATTCCGCATGGACACACGTTTTATACAGAGAATTTGGATAATGATTTAAAGAAAATTGATAGTTTGTTTGCTATAAAACCTGACGCTGATTTACTTAGTGATAAAGGTTTGATTCTGATTTTGCAAAGAAAATATCAACAAGCGATAGATTTGTATTTAGGAGTCGAGAAAAAGTATCCAAACAGATATTCTACTGCGTCTAATATTGGAACGGCTTATGAACTGATTGGTGATAATGAAAATGCTTTAAAATGGATTTCTAAAGCTTTGGTTTTAAATCCAGATTCGCATAATAAATCAGAATGGATTCATCAAAATATTCTAAAAATTAAGTTGAAACAATTACAATTATCAAGTGAAAGCTTGATTAACAGAGATTTTGGAAATGAAGATTTTCCAGTTTCAACATTAAGTAAAGAAGATTTGAATAGTCTAAAAAATCAGCTTTATTTTCAATTGAATGAAAGACGTTCCTTTATTCAGCCAAAAGATGAAATAATGGCTCAACTATTATTTGATTATGGTAATATTCTGTTATTATTGGGAGAGAAGGAAGCAAAAGAAGTTTATGAAATAGCTAAACAATACGGATTTTCAAACGAGTTAATTGACAGAAGAATAGAGGAATCAAAATCGCTAAAATCTTATTCATCATCTAATAGTAACGAAGAAAATTCGTTAAAAAAATTCTTTCAGAAAAATTGGGATACTATTTTAATCTCCGTTTTATCAATAATAATTTTCTTTTTTGTTTTTAAAGCAAAAGAACGAAAGCGAAGAAATTAG